The Christiangramia flava JLT2011 genome has a segment encoding these proteins:
- the folE gene encoding GTP cyclohydrolase I FolE translates to MSYSYFEQYDDERTDKLRESFSEIIQNVGENPDREGVLKTPERAAKAMQFLTQGYTMDAEKILQKAIFHEKYDEMVVVKDIELYSLCEHHMLPFFGKAHIAYIPNGKIVGLSKLPRVVDVFARRLQVQERLTHDILECLNKTLQPQGVAVVIEAVHMCMMMRGVQKQNSATTTSGFRGQFEKQETRNEFLKLISSDLR, encoded by the coding sequence ATGTCTTATTCCTATTTTGAACAATATGACGATGAACGCACTGATAAGCTCCGTGAAAGTTTCAGTGAGATCATTCAAAATGTAGGCGAGAATCCAGATCGGGAGGGAGTGCTTAAAACACCCGAACGCGCCGCCAAAGCCATGCAGTTTCTCACGCAGGGTTATACCATGGATGCCGAAAAGATCCTTCAAAAAGCCATTTTTCATGAGAAATATGATGAAATGGTGGTCGTAAAAGACATCGAGCTGTATTCCCTTTGTGAACACCATATGCTGCCATTCTTTGGAAAAGCCCATATCGCTTATATTCCGAACGGAAAGATCGTAGGTTTAAGCAAATTACCCAGAGTGGTAGATGTTTTCGCTCGAAGGCTTCAGGTTCAGGAACGCTTAACGCATGACATCCTGGAATGCCTGAATAAAACACTTCAGCCGCAGGGCGTTGCCGTGGTCATCGAAGCCGTACATATGTGTATGATGATGCGTGGCGTGCAGAAGCAAAACAGTGCGACAACAACTTCCGGTTTCCGCGGACAATTTGAGAAGCAGGAAACACGAAACGAATTTCTGAAGCTTATCAGTTCTGATCTGCGCTAG
- a CDS encoding TonB-dependent receptor, with protein MKNILWLLLFAVTSSIYSQNTFSGTITDAETGDPVFSANIYFPEIEKGAVTGDDGRFSISNLPEGNFRLVISSIGYTSINQQISLPSDAVDFQLKPSAVEMEEVIVSTPFHQLQSQNVMKVERESVSDLQKRGAVSLAEGVTQIPGVESITTGVGIGKPVIRGLSSNRVLVYTQGVRLENQQFGDEHGLGINSMGIGSVEVIKGPASLLYGSDAIGGVLYLNPESYAAANSFQANFMSDYFSNTNGYQESAMVGTSGDQWKFMARGSLSAHSDYEGGDGLRVTNTRFKERDLKLGTGFQNSKYKADLRYNFNRSEIGIPEEMGVQSLSKEPMLPFQNIDNHVLSLDNRIFLKNSTIDAKLGYQFNNRKEFEDEHHHEEEGSEETEDHEEHEGEELHPALEMHLSTFSYNLKYNFPDFGNLQLVAGSQGMHQQNENFGEEMLIPNAVTNDVGVFTTAHYHLPKWDFQGGLRYDHRSLKTEDVSGEELFPEIDRNFSSFNAAFGTKYSFSDQLTARLNLATGFRAPNLAELTSNGSHNGANRYEIGNANLTNEQNFQVDLALEWRNEHFEAYINAFRNGIADYIFISPTDEIVDGENVYRYIQDNAVLYGGEAGYHFHPHPLDWLHVEGTFETVTGKRGDDYLPLIPASALTTTLRTEFQGGKTLLDKYIFTSLKNVFDKEEIGYFETRTGGYSLLSAGFGSSINLGKQKLQFSLSGNNLLNKTYVSHLSRLKMDGIPNIGRNIKISVRWDI; from the coding sequence ATGAAAAACATATTATGGTTGCTGCTATTTGCAGTGACATCTAGCATTTATTCCCAGAATACTTTCTCGGGAACCATTACCGATGCTGAAACCGGGGATCCGGTTTTCAGTGCCAATATTTATTTTCCAGAAATCGAAAAAGGCGCTGTTACGGGCGATGACGGCCGTTTCAGTATTTCCAACCTTCCGGAAGGAAATTTCAGGCTGGTTATTTCCTCGATTGGTTACACGAGCATCAATCAGCAGATCAGCCTGCCTTCCGATGCGGTGGATTTTCAATTGAAGCCTTCCGCAGTAGAAATGGAAGAAGTGATCGTTTCCACTCCTTTTCACCAGCTGCAAAGTCAGAATGTGATGAAAGTCGAACGAGAATCGGTCTCAGATTTGCAAAAAAGAGGGGCCGTTTCCCTGGCCGAAGGGGTTACACAAATTCCGGGTGTGGAGAGCATTACCACAGGTGTCGGGATTGGCAAACCTGTTATTCGAGGCTTAAGCTCAAACCGCGTCCTGGTCTACACCCAGGGAGTCCGGCTAGAAAACCAGCAATTTGGAGATGAGCACGGCCTTGGCATCAATTCTATGGGGATTGGGAGCGTGGAAGTGATCAAAGGTCCTGCTTCCCTGTTATACGGAAGTGACGCCATTGGCGGAGTTCTGTATCTCAATCCAGAGTCGTATGCCGCCGCCAATTCCTTCCAGGCAAATTTTATGAGCGACTACTTCAGTAATACTAATGGTTACCAGGAAAGTGCGATGGTTGGCACCTCCGGGGATCAATGGAAGTTCATGGCCCGCGGAAGCCTTTCGGCCCACAGTGACTATGAGGGCGGTGACGGTCTTAGAGTTACCAACACGCGGTTTAAGGAACGAGACCTGAAATTGGGAACCGGGTTCCAGAATTCGAAATATAAGGCTGATTTGCGTTATAATTTCAATAGGTCAGAAATTGGGATCCCAGAGGAAATGGGTGTGCAATCGCTTTCCAAAGAACCCATGCTGCCCTTTCAGAATATTGATAATCATGTGTTGAGCCTGGACAATAGGATCTTTCTGAAGAATTCCACGATTGATGCGAAATTGGGTTACCAGTTCAATAATCGCAAGGAATTCGAAGATGAGCATCATCATGAAGAAGAAGGATCTGAAGAAACTGAAGATCATGAGGAGCACGAAGGAGAAGAACTGCACCCGGCTCTGGAGATGCACCTTTCTACCTTCAGTTACAACCTGAAGTATAATTTCCCTGATTTCGGAAACCTGCAATTGGTGGCCGGCAGCCAGGGCATGCATCAGCAGAATGAGAATTTTGGAGAAGAAATGCTGATTCCTAATGCCGTTACCAACGACGTAGGGGTCTTTACTACCGCCCATTATCATCTCCCAAAATGGGATTTCCAGGGAGGCTTACGTTATGATCATCGCAGTTTGAAAACAGAGGATGTTTCGGGTGAAGAGCTGTTTCCGGAAATCGACCGTAATTTTTCCAGTTTTAATGCCGCTTTCGGTACCAAATATTCATTTTCAGATCAGCTTACCGCCAGGCTAAACCTGGCAACCGGTTTCCGCGCGCCCAACCTGGCAGAACTGACTTCTAATGGTTCCCACAACGGAGCGAATCGTTATGAAATAGGTAATGCAAATCTCACCAATGAGCAGAATTTTCAGGTAGACCTCGCACTGGAGTGGCGAAATGAACATTTTGAAGCATACATCAATGCCTTCCGAAACGGAATCGCTGATTATATTTTTATCAGCCCTACCGATGAAATTGTGGATGGTGAAAACGTATACCGTTACATTCAAGACAATGCCGTATTGTATGGTGGAGAGGCTGGTTACCACTTCCACCCTCACCCACTGGACTGGTTGCATGTAGAGGGAACTTTTGAGACCGTGACCGGAAAACGCGGAGACGACTATCTTCCGCTTATTCCCGCCAGCGCTCTCACGACCACGCTTCGCACCGAATTCCAGGGAGGAAAAACATTGCTGGATAAATACATTTTCACCAGCCTGAAGAATGTTTTTGACAAAGAGGAAATTGGTTATTTTGAGACCCGAACGGGTGGATATTCCCTGTTAAGCGCAGGTTTTGGTTCCAGTATCAATCTCGGAAAACAAAAGCTGCAATTCAGTCTTAGCGGAAACAACCTTCTGAACAAGACTTATGTCTCGCATCTTTCCAGGTTGAAAATGGATGGTATCCCGAATATTGGCCGAAATATCAAAATTTCAGTTCGCTGGGATATTTGA
- a CDS encoding ABC transporter ATP-binding protein, whose protein sequence is MILAKNIHKYYGDLHVLKSVDLHIKKSEIVSIVGASGAGKTTLLQILGTLDRPSRNDGTELAINGTDIYSLSSKELSRFRNRNIGFIFQFHQLLPEFTALENICIPAFISNTSKKDAEKRAMELLGFLGLQNRASHKPGELSGGEQQRIAVARSLINNPAVIFADEPSGNLDSESAENLHKLFFRLREEFDQTFVIVTHNEDLADMADRKLTMVDGAIVH, encoded by the coding sequence ATGATCCTGGCAAAGAACATTCATAAATATTACGGAGACCTGCATGTATTGAAAAGCGTGGATCTCCACATAAAAAAATCAGAAATTGTTTCGATAGTTGGTGCTTCCGGAGCAGGAAAGACCACTTTACTGCAAATCCTGGGAACACTGGACCGCCCCAGCCGAAATGATGGCACCGAACTGGCCATTAATGGAACTGATATTTACAGTCTATCTTCCAAGGAACTGAGCCGTTTCCGCAACCGGAATATTGGCTTTATTTTTCAGTTTCACCAGCTTTTACCAGAGTTTACCGCACTGGAAAATATCTGTATCCCTGCTTTCATCAGCAACACTTCTAAAAAAGATGCTGAAAAAAGGGCTATGGAACTTTTGGGATTCCTGGGTTTACAGAACCGTGCCTCTCATAAACCCGGTGAACTCAGCGGCGGGGAGCAACAGCGTATTGCCGTAGCGCGAAGCCTGATCAATAATCCTGCGGTAATCTTTGCTGACGAACCTTCCGGGAACCTCGACAGCGAATCAGCAGAAAACCTTCATAAATTGTTTTTCCGCTTGCGAGAAGAATTCGATCAAACCTTTGTGATCGTGACGCATAACGAGGATTTGGCAGATATGGCAGACCGTAAGCTGACGATGGTTGATGGTGCAATTGTTCATTAA
- a CDS encoding DUF5916 domain-containing protein, which yields MISKNYLLILLIFSSFLTFSQNKDRRNYTIQKITKPPKIDGLLNDEIWKAVPITSNFVMVEPGDGDAAPPDHRTEIQLAYDNEAVYIAAALFEKDPGKVMKQFTQRDNINQAEFFLIDLNTYDDGENQTRFIVTAAGTQADARMTGENEDYAYNVVWESQITQDTNGWYVEIRIPYAALRFPKKEVQEWGMQMAREITHLNKTYVWNYIDKSTGEFTQYNGLLSGLSNIDPPVRLSLYPYTSAYVDHFDGNTDFNFSAGMDLKYGINESFTLDMTLVPDFGQTAYDAVELNLGPFEQIFGENRAFFTEGTELFTKGNLFYSRRIGNTPIGFNDAQREKLENEEIIENPDKTDLLNALKISGRTDRGLGVGFFNAITNKTEAVYRDSLTGETRTRITEPFANYNILVLDQRFNKNSSISLINTNVTRNGNFRDANTTGFLFDVYNKANSFNFQGQATVSNIIQPGQDLTGFASELEVSRTKGHIRYGVSHEFANETYNINDLGISQINNYNNFYWESSYQIFEPQGNFNNYRISLYGKHLRRYRPDDAVFTGSGGSFFAMTRERFAFGGSLEINGKFRDYFEPRIDGRFVEYGKSGGVNAWISSDYRKKFAYDVRFYLEDYFQSERQILDLKISPRFRFNDRFNMVYSFGYFSQINRQSFVAIEVPEIIFGNRDQNSIENSIKANYNFNSKQGLNLSFRNFWSTATFAEDQFGYLQRNGLVAANGYDPASDPNTNFNIWNLDFSYRWQFAPGSEAVLLYRNSIFNQDRLSELDYFNSLDNLFQRPARHNISLRVVYYIDYNQVRNLLNG from the coding sequence ATGATCTCCAAAAATTACCTGCTAATTCTCCTTATTTTTTCATCTTTTCTCACATTTTCTCAAAATAAGGACAGAAGGAATTATACCATTCAAAAGATTACCAAGCCGCCAAAAATTGATGGGCTTTTGAACGATGAAATCTGGAAAGCTGTTCCAATAACCTCCAATTTTGTAATGGTGGAACCGGGTGATGGCGATGCTGCTCCTCCGGATCACCGTACTGAAATTCAACTCGCATACGATAATGAAGCTGTTTATATAGCAGCTGCTCTTTTTGAAAAAGATCCGGGAAAAGTCATGAAGCAGTTCACCCAGCGAGACAATATCAATCAGGCTGAGTTTTTCCTGATCGACCTGAATACTTATGACGATGGCGAGAATCAAACCCGTTTTATCGTGACCGCTGCCGGAACACAGGCTGATGCCAGGATGACCGGTGAGAACGAAGATTACGCCTATAATGTGGTGTGGGAATCGCAGATCACTCAGGATACAAACGGCTGGTATGTGGAGATCAGAATTCCTTATGCTGCTTTAAGGTTTCCGAAGAAAGAGGTACAGGAATGGGGTATGCAGATGGCCCGGGAGATCACCCATCTAAATAAAACTTACGTTTGGAACTACATCGATAAATCAACCGGTGAATTCACGCAGTATAACGGTTTGCTTAGCGGTCTCTCTAACATTGATCCCCCGGTGCGTCTTAGCCTCTACCCTTACACTTCAGCTTATGTGGATCATTTTGATGGTAATACAGATTTCAATTTTAGCGCCGGAATGGATCTAAAATACGGCATCAACGAGTCTTTTACCCTGGATATGACGCTGGTACCAGATTTTGGTCAGACCGCTTATGACGCCGTGGAGCTCAATCTTGGTCCGTTTGAACAGATATTTGGTGAAAACCGAGCTTTTTTTACGGAAGGCACTGAACTATTCACCAAAGGAAATCTTTTTTATTCCCGTAGGATCGGGAATACCCCTATTGGTTTTAACGACGCCCAGCGGGAGAAGCTGGAAAATGAAGAAATCATTGAAAACCCCGATAAGACTGATCTTCTGAATGCCTTAAAAATTTCCGGTCGTACCGATCGCGGGTTGGGTGTTGGATTCTTCAATGCCATTACCAATAAAACCGAGGCGGTCTACCGCGACAGTCTTACTGGGGAAACCCGGACCCGCATTACGGAACCATTTGCGAATTATAACATCCTGGTACTGGACCAGCGGTTTAATAAAAATTCCTCCATTTCCCTGATTAACACCAATGTTACCCGAAATGGGAATTTCAGAGATGCGAATACAACCGGATTTTTATTTGATGTCTACAACAAGGCAAATTCCTTCAATTTTCAGGGACAGGCTACTGTGAGTAACATCATCCAGCCCGGCCAGGACCTAACTGGTTTTGCATCAGAGCTGGAGGTCTCCAGGACCAAGGGGCACATTCGCTATGGAGTATCTCACGAATTTGCTAATGAAACCTATAACATCAATGATCTGGGTATCAGCCAGATCAATAATTACAATAATTTTTACTGGGAAAGTTCCTACCAGATCTTTGAACCTCAGGGAAATTTCAATAATTACCGCATCAGTTTATACGGAAAGCATCTTCGGCGTTACCGCCCAGACGATGCCGTGTTTACCGGTTCCGGTGGAAGCTTCTTTGCCATGACACGCGAGCGTTTTGCTTTCGGCGGAAGCCTCGAAATCAATGGAAAGTTCCGTGATTATTTTGAGCCAAGAATTGACGGGAGATTCGTGGAATATGGTAAAAGTGGCGGTGTGAACGCCTGGATTTCTTCAGACTACCGAAAGAAATTTGCTTATGATGTACGTTTTTACCTGGAAGATTACTTCCAATCTGAAAGGCAGATCCTGGACCTGAAGATCTCGCCGCGTTTCCGTTTCAATGACCGGTTTAATATGGTTTATAGTTTCGGATATTTTTCTCAAATCAACCGTCAAAGTTTTGTGGCCATTGAAGTTCCTGAAATCATCTTCGGCAATCGCGACCAAAACAGCATTGAAAATTCCATTAAGGCCAATTACAACTTCAATTCCAAGCAGGGACTCAACTTAAGTTTCAGGAATTTTTGGTCTACCGCAACTTTTGCTGAAGACCAGTTCGGATACCTGCAGCGAAACGGACTCGTTGCTGCGAATGGTTACGACCCTGCCAGTGACCCCAATACCAATTTCAACATCTGGAACCTCGATTTCAGTTATCGCTGGCAATTTGCGCCCGGTAGTGAAGCGGTGTTACTGTACCGTAATTCCATTTTCAACCAGGACCGGTTAAGCGAGCTTGATTATTTCAACAGTCTGGACAATTTGTTCCAGCGCCCTGCCAGGCACAACATCAGTCTGCGGGTGGTTTATTATATAGATTACAACCAGGTTCGAAACTTATTGAACGGCTGA
- a CDS encoding TIGR02757 family protein: protein MTQAEIKEFLDHKAEQYNKPEFILDDPIQIPHRFTKKEDIEIAGFLTATIAWGNRKSILTNASKMMRLMDESPFDFIMNYQDQDLDNFEGFVHRTFNSEDLKYFVQALRHIYHNNNGLESVFKSHAQGATLQPAIHEFKKIFFSLPHQKRTEKHVSDPLKNSAAKRINMFLRWMVRDDQAGVDFGIWKSLSPALLSCPLDVHSGNVARKLKILKRKQNDAKALAELDKKLRKFDPQDPVKYDFALFGIGANEKQLF, encoded by the coding sequence TTGACACAGGCCGAGATCAAAGAATTCCTCGATCATAAAGCAGAACAATACAATAAACCAGAATTTATCCTGGATGATCCCATCCAGATTCCTCACCGTTTTACCAAAAAAGAAGACATTGAAATTGCAGGTTTTTTGACCGCTACCATCGCCTGGGGAAATCGTAAAAGCATCCTCACAAATGCGTCGAAAATGATGAGGCTGATGGATGAGAGTCCGTTTGATTTTATTATGAATTACCAGGACCAGGATCTGGACAATTTCGAGGGTTTTGTGCACCGTACCTTCAATTCAGAAGATCTTAAATATTTTGTTCAGGCATTAAGGCATATATATCATAATAACAATGGCTTAGAATCGGTTTTTAAGAGTCATGCACAAGGCGCCACCCTGCAGCCTGCCATTCATGAATTCAAAAAAATATTCTTCAGTTTACCGCATCAGAAAAGAACGGAAAAGCATGTAAGTGATCCTTTAAAAAATTCCGCCGCAAAAAGAATCAACATGTTCCTGAGGTGGATGGTTCGCGATGACCAGGCTGGCGTGGATTTCGGAATATGGAAAAGCCTCTCTCCCGCCCTTTTATCCTGTCCCCTGGATGTACATTCCGGAAATGTTGCAAGAAAGCTGAAGATTCTTAAGCGGAAACAGAATGATGCCAAGGCACTGGCCGAATTAGATAAGAAGCTGCGAAAGTTTGACCCTCAAGACCCGGTGAAATATGATTTTGCGCTCTTCGGAATTGGCGCTAACGAAAAACAACTCTTTTAA
- a CDS encoding DUF6787 family protein has protein sequence MGKLKERWGIDSNWQLLVIFIVFAITGSTSAKLAGPLCEFIGISSEEHHWSIYWPIRILLIFPIYQVLLVAFGWIFGQFRFFWGFEKKMLERMGIFKLLKLIS, from the coding sequence ATGGGAAAGTTGAAAGAGCGATGGGGAATCGATTCTAACTGGCAACTGCTGGTTATTTTCATTGTTTTTGCCATTACCGGTTCAACTTCCGCGAAACTGGCGGGCCCGCTTTGTGAATTTATCGGGATTTCTTCTGAAGAACATCACTGGAGCATCTACTGGCCTATCAGGATTTTGCTCATTTTCCCTATTTACCAGGTTTTACTGGTAGCATTTGGATGGATTTTTGGACAGTTCCGGTTTTTTTGGGGTTTTGAAAAGAAAATGCTCGAGCGAATGGGAATCTTTAAATTGCTGAAGTTGATCTCATGA
- a CDS encoding DUF6146 family protein, producing the protein MKNLLYIALLLLFVTGCGSLGGNYNKDRIANAEQDTVRIANDSLEYEIIIIEPGFNLFINSYAKPRGYYSQPYLENKNQFLVSEYNQRVRQPNAYNPNLYVQEINYDPSIDYGYEVNYLLYNYFVYFSQQYNQRFSVPTRI; encoded by the coding sequence ATGAAAAATTTACTCTACATAGCTTTATTACTTCTTTTCGTGACCGGTTGTGGTTCATTGGGTGGAAATTATAACAAAGACCGAATCGCCAATGCTGAACAGGATACGGTGCGAATTGCGAACGACAGTCTCGAGTACGAAATCATCATTATTGAACCTGGCTTTAATTTATTTATCAATTCGTATGCAAAGCCTCGCGGTTACTACTCTCAACCATATTTAGAAAATAAGAACCAGTTTTTGGTTTCGGAATATAACCAACGTGTACGACAGCCAAATGCTTACAATCCTAATTTATACGTTCAGGAGATCAATTATGACCCTTCGATAGATTATGGATATGAGGTGAATTACCTGCTTTACAATTACTTTGTATACTTCAGCCAACAATACAATCAACGATTTAGTGTTCCTACACGCATTTAA
- the msrA gene encoding peptide-methionine (S)-S-oxide reductase MsrA has product MEENFKSRKLETATLAGGCFWCTEAVFQRLDGVEKVTSGFSGGTIKNPAYREIITGRTGHAEAIQISFDPDIISFNELLLIFFATHDPTTLNRQQNDVGTQYRSAIFYHSEEQEMQAREIIDKLEAEKVFKDLIVTEVTEFSAFYKAEEEHQDFYNQHRQQPYCQFIIDPKITKLNKLFSDKLKKN; this is encoded by the coding sequence ATGGAAGAAAATTTCAAATCCCGAAAATTAGAAACCGCTACACTCGCAGGAGGCTGCTTTTGGTGTACAGAAGCCGTTTTTCAAAGACTTGATGGCGTAGAGAAAGTAACTTCCGGTTTTTCGGGAGGAACGATTAAAAATCCGGCATATCGCGAGATCATCACTGGCCGTACTGGTCATGCCGAGGCTATACAGATCAGTTTTGACCCCGATATCATTAGTTTCAACGAATTGCTTCTCATATTTTTTGCTACGCACGATCCAACTACTTTGAACAGGCAGCAAAACGATGTGGGCACGCAATACCGCAGTGCCATTTTTTATCATTCCGAAGAACAGGAAATGCAGGCGCGCGAAATCATCGATAAATTGGAGGCGGAAAAGGTGTTTAAAGATCTGATAGTGACTGAAGTAACCGAATTTTCTGCATTTTATAAAGCGGAAGAAGAACACCAGGATTTTTATAATCAGCACCGGCAGCAACCTTACTGCCAGTTTATAATAGACCCGAAAATTACCAAATTGAACAAACTTTTTTCAGATAAACTCAAAAAGAACTAA